A genomic stretch from Anas platyrhynchos isolate ZD024472 breed Pekin duck chromosome 25, IASCAAS_PekinDuck_T2T, whole genome shotgun sequence includes:
- the PTS gene encoding 6-pyruvoyl tetrahydrobiopterin synthase, translating into MAPPAARLARLSRAVSFSACHRLHSKALSDEENLKLFGKCNNPNGHGHNYKVIVTVRGEIDPVSGMVINLTDLKEYMQQAIMEPLDHKNLDKDVPYFAEVVSTTENVAVFIWENLKKLLPMGTLYKVKVYETDQNIVVYKGEEAISEK; encoded by the exons ATGGCACCGCCCGCAGCGCGCCTGGCGCGGCTCTCCCGGGCCGTGTCCTTCAGCGCCTGCCACCGGCTGCACAG TAAGGCACTGAGTGACGAGGAAAACCTGAAGCTGTTTGGGAAATGCAATAATCCGAATGGCCACGGGCACAACTATAAAG ttataGTCACTGTGCGTGGAGAG ATTGACCCAGTCTCGGGAATGGTTATAAACCTGACAGACCTAAAAGAATATATGCAG CAGGCTATCATGGAGCCGCTTGACCACAAAAACCTGGATAAAGACGTGCCCTACTTTGCCGAGGTTGTGAG CACCACGGAGAACGTGGCGGTGTTCATCTGGGAAAACCTCAAGAAGCTCCTGCCCATGGGAACTCTCTACAAAGTCAAAGTGTATGAAACGGACCAGAACATCGTTGTTTATAAGGGAGAAGAAGCAATCTCTGAGAAGTAA